TTTCGAAGCTTATAACAAAATTCGGCAGCAAAGCACACTGATTTGAGTTTGTGGACAGTCTCTTAGATAGTCAGGAATGCATTGGTTTAAACCTGAAGAGGAAATTTTGACGATATTCTTAAGTATCCAAATTTTATTGGTTTAATAAAGTTTGTGTGCTTGTTGGAAAAGAGAAACCTGTCAGCAACAGAGAACAATGAACAAATTAAAAGTTTTAGAAATCGAGATTGTCGAACTGAATAAAAAAGGAAACGGTGTCGGTTTTGTTGTTTCAGGAACAGGCAGCCTCTCTTCAGTGGAAGTGCCTTTTGCGGTTCCTCAAGATGTTGTCCGTATCAACGTCATCAAGGAAAAGAAAAGGGCGAAAGGGATCATCGACGAAATTCTCAAACCCTCTCCCGTTCGAGTGCCGCCGCGCTGTAAGCATTTTGGGGATTGCGGGGGCTGCCGGTTTCAAAATATCTCCTACAGTGAGCAACTTAAGTTTAAACAAGCCGATATTTTGGCCTGTTTCAAGTCGCTCCTGACAGGAAAAGAAGACATCAGACCGATCATCCCGTGCGAAGTCAATTGGAACTACCGCAACAAAATGGAGTTTTCCTTCTCTGAAGATAGCAAGGGCAATAAGTTTCTTGGCCTGATCAGGGACTCCAGCAAAGGAAAGGTTGTATCAATCGAAGAGTGCCATCTCGTTTCTCCTTGGTTCCAGGATGTTTTGAATGCAGTCAGACAATGGTGGGCAGAATCGGATATCAAGGCGTTTCATCCATTCAAGGCTACCGGTTCCCTTAGGACGCTGACGCTGCGGGAGGGGATCAACACGCAAGATAAGATGGTGATTCTGAATGTCTCGGGCAATCCTGAATACGCCCTGAGCAAAAGCGAGCTCGAGAGCTTTTCCGAAGCGGTCAAAAAGACATTCAAATCCAATGATCAACTCAGTTTAAAGAGTATCTTCTTAAGAATCCAGCAGGCTGCTGAAGGAATGGAGACCAATTTCTTTGAGATCCATCTTTTCGGAGCGGACCACATCAGAGAGACCCTGAAAGTTGCCATCGATGAATCTGCGCGGCCCATGAACTTTTCTTTCCATGTGAGCCCCACTGCTTTTTTCCAGCCCAACTCCTTCCAGGCAGGAAAGCTGTATGAATCCGCTCTGCAAATGGCAGAGATCACAAAAGATGATGTGGTCTACGACCTCTATTGCGGGACAGGAACCCTGGGAATCATCGCCGCTAAGAAAGCCAAAAAGGTTGTAGGGATTGAGATTTCACCCGAGTCCATACTCGATGCTAAAACGAATGCCGAGCTGAATGGAGTGGACAATATACACTTCCTGACGGGGGCGGTGCGTAACGTGCTGTCGCAGATCATGCAAGATAAAACACACCCCAAACCGGATGTCATCGTTGTCGATCCTCCGCGGCCGGGACTCGATCCTGAAGCGATGCGTGCCTTGATTGAAGTGTCGCCCAACAAGATCCTGTACGTATCATGCAACCCGCACACCCAGGCAGACAACGTCAAAGAACTCTTGATGCATGGCTACAAGATAATTGCTGTCCAGCCGATAGATCAGTTTCCCCACACTCCCCACGTGGAAAATGTCGTTCTCCTGCAAAAATCTTCCTAATAACCACAAAGCCGGAGACTGTTTTTCATGAAGTTAAAGTTTAACATCCATAAAAAAGATGGCAAGTCGCGGGCGCGGGCCGGAGAAATAGAGACGGCGCACGGCACTATTCAGACCCCTGTCTTTATGCCGGTTGGGACAAAGGCTTCGGTAAAGACTGTCACCAATACCCAGCTTGAGGAGATGGCGTGCCGGATCATCTTGGGCAACACGTATCACCTGATGCTAAGACCGGGCATGGATATCATCAGAAAAGCGGGCGGACTTCATGCTTTCATGGGTTGGAATCAATCTATCCTGACAGATTCCGGCGGTTTTCAGGTTTTCTCCCTCTCCTCGCTTAGGAAAATCACTGATGAAGGAGTTTATTTTCAGTCGCATATAGATGGATCCCGTCATTTTCTGGGCCCTAAGGAGTCCATGGAGGTGCAGAAAGCGCTCAATTCCGACATCGTGATGTGCTTCGATGAGTGTGTTTCCTATCCTTCGGAACTGAAGGAAGTGGAGAAGGCTATGGAGAGAACGCACCTCTGGGCCTCTATCTGCAGGGATTATCCGCTAGGAGCAGACCAGAATCTTTTCGGTATCGTCCAGGGGGGCGTCGATCCTTCACTAAGAGCCGCTTCAGCACAATTTTTGCGCACTCTTGACTTCGAAGGCTATGCGATCGGAGGGCTTTCCGTGGGAGAACCCGGGGAGATCATGTACCGTGTCATCGATGCAGTAGAACCCCATCTGCCTGAAGAAAAACCTCGCTATCTGATGGGGGTCGGCACCCCGCGCAATTTGATCGAGGCTGTGATGCGTGGCGTTGATATGTTCGATTGCGTCATGCCGACAAGAAATGCGCGCAACGGCACTGCTTTCACCTGGCAGGGTAAAGTGACGATCAAAGCGGCGCGATACAGCGAAGATTTCACACCTTTGGATCCTGAAACAAAATCCGAAGCCTCAAGGCACACCAAAGCATATATCAGGCACCTTCTCAACGTGGACGAGGTCACCGGTCTTACGCTGGTGACACTGCAGAACCTTGCGTTTTACCTTGATTTCATGAAAAAGATAAGGCATGCTATCCTGGAAGGAACCCTGGACGAACTCTATGCCAAAGTAAAGGCGATCTATCCGGAATCGGGGGATTAATCAGGGCTTGTCATCAAATGACAATCAGCCCTTCAAATTCAGCCGATTCAAGTGAGAGACAGGTCCTGGAAAGGTTATACCGAAAGCCTATCAAAATTTGGCATGGGAGCGTTCTCAAAACCAAATTTTGATAGGCTTTCGGTATAAACCACCCGCTTTAAAAAACCAGAAGAAGGAAATTTTGATGAAACCATTAGCCGCAGCCCTTGCAGTCTTGTTATTTCAGGCACAAGCCGTTTTTGCCGAAGGGGAATTAGGTCCCGGAAGTCCAACGCAGAGCATGATGCAAACATTTGTCATGGTGGGCGTTGCCGCACTGTTTTTCTATGTCATTCTCTGGAGACCTGAGCAGAAAAGACGCAAAGCCATGGAAGAGCAAAGAAAGAGCCTTAAGAAGGGCGACAGGGTCACAGCCATGGGCATCGTGGGTATTGTTGCTAAAATCGATGAACATACGCTCACTTTGAGAAACCCCGACGGCAGCAAGATCGAAGTGCTGAAAGCCGCGATTACCGATGTGCAGCCGATGGGCGGATCTTCCGAAGAAGAGAAGAAAGAAGGCAACTAATTAGTTTGCCAAAAGAGCCTGTACTAACACTCTAATGTACCGAAAGTGTTTCAAAACTTGGGGCTAGCTTTGAGAAAGCCCCCTCGCATATTTTGGTATGCTTTCGGCAGGCTGAATAGTGCAGGCTTTAACGAATAAAATGCCATGAGTGAACTTTACTGTTTCAGCACCTGCTTCGCGGCGTGCACCAGCTCTTCCATCGCCTCATTGAATGTTTTTTTTCCTGAGGCAATCTCCTCGATCGCTTGGCTGTATAAATCCATATAGAGAAGGATCAGTCCCGTAAT
This genomic window from Estrella lausannensis contains:
- the tgt gene encoding tRNA guanosine(34) transglycosylase Tgt, which encodes MKLKFNIHKKDGKSRARAGEIETAHGTIQTPVFMPVGTKASVKTVTNTQLEEMACRIILGNTYHLMLRPGMDIIRKAGGLHAFMGWNQSILTDSGGFQVFSLSSLRKITDEGVYFQSHIDGSRHFLGPKESMEVQKALNSDIVMCFDECVSYPSELKEVEKAMERTHLWASICRDYPLGADQNLFGIVQGGVDPSLRAASAQFLRTLDFEGYAIGGLSVGEPGEIMYRVIDAVEPHLPEEKPRYLMGVGTPRNLIEAVMRGVDMFDCVMPTRNARNGTAFTWQGKVTIKAARYSEDFTPLDPETKSEASRHTKAYIRHLLNVDEVTGLTLVTLQNLAFYLDFMKKIRHAILEGTLDELYAKVKAIYPESGD
- the yajC gene encoding preprotein translocase subunit YajC gives rise to the protein MKPLAAALAVLLFQAQAVFAEGELGPGSPTQSMMQTFVMVGVAALFFYVILWRPEQKRRKAMEEQRKSLKKGDRVTAMGIVGIVAKIDEHTLTLRNPDGSKIEVLKAAITDVQPMGGSSEEEKKEGN
- the rlmD gene encoding 23S rRNA (uracil(1939)-C(5))-methyltransferase RlmD, which gives rise to MNKLKVLEIEIVELNKKGNGVGFVVSGTGSLSSVEVPFAVPQDVVRINVIKEKKRAKGIIDEILKPSPVRVPPRCKHFGDCGGCRFQNISYSEQLKFKQADILACFKSLLTGKEDIRPIIPCEVNWNYRNKMEFSFSEDSKGNKFLGLIRDSSKGKVVSIEECHLVSPWFQDVLNAVRQWWAESDIKAFHPFKATGSLRTLTLREGINTQDKMVILNVSGNPEYALSKSELESFSEAVKKTFKSNDQLSLKSIFLRIQQAAEGMETNFFEIHLFGADHIRETLKVAIDESARPMNFSFHVSPTAFFQPNSFQAGKLYESALQMAEITKDDVVYDLYCGTGTLGIIAAKKAKKVVGIEISPESILDAKTNAELNGVDNIHFLTGAVRNVLSQIMQDKTHPKPDVIVVDPPRPGLDPEAMRALIEVSPNKILYVSCNPHTQADNVKELLMHGYKIIAVQPIDQFPHTPHVENVVLLQKSS